The nucleotide sequence TTGAATCGAAGCATTGAGAGCCAATAAATTAGTCCGAGAGGCAATTTGAGAAACCACTGCCACAATCTTATTAATTTCTTGAGAAGCTTCTGCTAAACGTTTTACCTTTCTTGCGGTTTCGGATACTGTTTCTCGAATTTGCAAAATACCGGCTACCGTTCGTTCTACCGATTCACCGCCTTTAAGCGCCGTTACCGAGGAAGTACGAGCCACTTCTTCAGCTTCGCGAGCATTTTCAGCGACCCGTTGAATCGAATCCGTCATCATTTGCACAGAATTGAGCGTCACCGCCAACTCTTCAGCCATCCGCAGAGCATCGCTAGACTGATTCCGCGCAAATAACTCACTATCGGTAGAGCCTTTGTTCACCTGTTCAGCCGCTTTTTTAACTTGTCGGACGATTTCTCTAAGATTTTGAATCGTCAGATTAAACGCATCTGCCACAGCACCGAGAACATCGGCGGTAACTTCAGCTTCTACGGTTAAATCTCCTCGGGCTGCACCTTCAACATCATCCAGGAGGCGAATCACTTGACGTTGTAAATCTTCTTTTTGCTGTTCCGTTTCGGCGGCGCGTCTTTGAGCCTCGCTGGTGGTAGTTAAAATCGCCTGAGCCATTTGATTAAATCTAGCCGATAGTTGTCCGAGTTCATCTTCTGAATAAACAGTCGCTTTAACGTTAAAATCTCCAGCATAGATAGCATCAAATTGAGTCTGTAAATCATCTACCGTTTGCTTAATTTGATTGGTACTGAGGCGGGCAAAAAATAAGGTCGCCCCAAAAGTTGCGCCACCAGTCAATAGCATCATCAACAGCATAGAGGGACTAAAAGGAGAAATAGCGGCTGTTTGTTGAGCTTGTAAAGCAGTAGACGAAGACGAATTTTTCTTAGGCGTTGTTTTCTTATCTGTTTTCGGGTCAGATTTCTTCGGATTAGAAGACACTGATTCAGTTTTGTTAGCCGGAGAATCGGCCTTTTTAGAGGGTTGTTTCGGGCTAAACATCCAAATAGCACTACTGATTAAAAAAATCGTTGCCACTGATGTTAACCCGGCGATGCCGGCAGTAATCCACTGTTTTCTTTTTAAAGGAAGATTTTTAAGCGCTGAAAACTTGCCTTGTTCTATTTCAACAGTGGGTTTGATAAATCGAGTAGATGCACCCGTTAAATTAGCACTGGAATTTTCTCCTACATCAGTCCAATTGATCTTACTAATAGACGACGCTTCCATAGCGGCAGCACTAATGCCGGAGCCGGTTTCTAGACCACTGTCTAAACCATCCGTATGACGTTCAAAAAGTCCCGAATCTGGTAAAGACTGAGCCACATCCGTAATATCAAATTGAGAAAGTCCGTCTAAATCGTCGTCATTAAAGACCTCCAAATCATTGAGAAATCCATCACTATTGGCAGGTTGTTGAGTATGAGAAGACAGAGGTTTTCGTTGCTGGGGTTCTTTTCTAAAAGCCTCCTCATTCCAGCTATCTGAATGATCAGCCGCTAAGTTTTCGGAAAACTTGCCATTAGAAGGGTTTTTTCCCAAAAATTTTGTGGCATTCGACTTTAAGGCATTACTTGGCAAATCTGAAGAAACCACCAAAGTTGATTCGCCGGTATCGGAA is from Gloeothece verrucosa PCC 7822 and encodes:
- a CDS encoding methyl-accepting chemotaxis protein, with product MTSGIDYVKQYGKANAAYCRGDLDEAVSLIDQLAQEYPDDPHTLLLRGHIFLSMQQYQIAQQEYEKVLKITQQPDLLDYAERGLEQIQLVESDFDEMDFTIDETEGFTVSQANLNTDESFEQPDFSHWSQHPDMPDLEEMDWGNQPTVHWNPDDDDMGEPTIGKEFSRHQFANPFAEDAETSFNPDLSQFEDLAETFGLPSEPSHHPELERYVNSLDQPGADDDQTNFYWHNNADEDEQRHLSFIEEDNNGFNSNGYRSNFDQFSDTGESTLVVSSDLPSNALKSNATKFLGKNPSNGKFSENLAADHSDSWNEEAFRKEPQQRKPLSSHTQQPANSDGFLNDLEVFNDDDLDGLSQFDITDVAQSLPDSGLFERHTDGLDSGLETGSGISAAAMEASSISKINWTDVGENSSANLTGASTRFIKPTVEIEQGKFSALKNLPLKRKQWITAGIAGLTSVATIFLISSAIWMFSPKQPSKKADSPANKTESVSSNPKKSDPKTDKKTTPKKNSSSSTALQAQQTAAISPFSPSMLLMMLLTGGATFGATLFFARLSTNQIKQTVDDLQTQFDAIYAGDFNVKATVYSEDELGQLSARFNQMAQAILTTTSEAQRRAAETEQQKEDLQRQVIRLLDDVEGAARGDLTVEAEVTADVLGAVADAFNLTIQNLREIVRQVKKAAEQVNKGSTDSELFARNQSSDALRMAEELAVTLNSVQMMTDSIQRVAENAREAEEVARTSSVTALKGGESVERTVAGILQIRETVSETARKVKRLAEASQEINKIVAVVSQIASRTNLLALNASIQAARAGEAGRGFAIVADEVRQLADRSAKSLKEIEQIVLQIQSETGSVMTAMEEGIQQVIDVTERSEQAKRSLEDIIQVSNRIDSLVRSITGDTVKQRENSREVAQVMQSVELTAQETSQESQRVAGSLQTLVKISRDLLESVERFKVDKNDYK